In Pelosinus sp. UFO1, one genomic interval encodes:
- a CDS encoding CBO0543 family protein, whose amino-acid sequence MNLIFAILYIVATYKWGDWRNWQRYYPTILFYGFGDILAFSLFYQQPLWLYFIPGLPHLFHELFVVIVMYSCGVILFLSNYPKALVTQCLYILFWASLYTFLEWFAIKTGNFIHLNGWSLVWSFLFYMIMFPTFQLHQKRPLLALCILFGGLALLLYLFRVPVELVK is encoded by the coding sequence ATGAATTTAATTTTTGCAATCCTATATATAGTCGCTACCTATAAATGGGGGGACTGGCGAAATTGGCAACGCTACTATCCAACGATTCTGTTCTATGGGTTTGGCGATATCTTAGCTTTCTCTCTGTTTTATCAGCAACCTTTATGGCTATATTTCATACCAGGCCTGCCGCACTTGTTTCACGAGTTATTTGTCGTTATTGTCATGTATTCTTGTGGGGTCATCCTTTTTTTATCGAATTATCCTAAAGCGCTAGTTACCCAGTGCCTGTACATATTGTTTTGGGCGAGTCTATACACTTTCTTGGAATGGTTTGCTATTAAAACAGGTAATTTTATCCATTTAAATGGGTGGTCGTTAGTTTGGTCCTTCCTATTTTACATGATTATGTTTCCCACATTTCAATTACATCAAAAAAGGCCATTGCTGGCCTTATGTATTTTGTTTGGTGGTCTTGCATTACTCCTTTACTTATTTCGCGTACCCGTAGAGCTTGTTAAATAG
- a CDS encoding MFS transporter translates to MFKNSARVSRGFHWKARYTVLSILWVGWLFSFLDRMVVSIALPFIGREFQLNAASQGMILSTFFAGYAIFQIPGGMLADKFGPRRVMAFAIVWWSVFTSLTGMVLSYPLMLICRFVFGIGEGCFPGSSFKTIAMYFPPKERATATAIQGSVNALGPAVASLVAAGIIAAFGWNTVFITLGIPGLVIGLAIWFYVKDNPAEHPHITPEELSELNLVSPDVSNSNISYQKITFKEFLQKPVLWQMLLIWFLFDITFWGFISWLPSYLMEVRGFSLLKTGFYGSLPFFIGTIGMLIGGYLSDYFKGKRKWLFIPSSLMAAFFIYMTFSVAAPNMVIVYQSVAALFMFLAYAAFWGLVVDSIPADIMGAGSGMVNLGGQIAGLVSPFAMGHLIDLNKGSFDMAFAFLAIAAIGSAAVAFTVKIEALK, encoded by the coding sequence ATGTTTAAAAATTCGGCCAGGGTCAGCCGGGGATTTCATTGGAAGGCACGTTATACCGTTTTGAGTATACTTTGGGTTGGATGGTTATTTTCTTTTTTAGATAGAATGGTAGTTAGCATTGCCTTACCATTTATTGGAAGAGAATTCCAGCTGAATGCTGCATCGCAAGGAATGATCCTTAGCACTTTTTTTGCAGGCTATGCAATATTTCAAATACCTGGCGGGATGTTAGCTGATAAATTTGGTCCGAGAAGGGTAATGGCTTTTGCTATAGTATGGTGGTCCGTTTTTACAAGTCTCACGGGTATGGTTCTTTCTTATCCGTTGATGTTGATATGCCGATTTGTTTTTGGTATAGGTGAAGGTTGTTTTCCAGGATCGTCTTTCAAAACAATAGCAATGTATTTTCCGCCGAAGGAAAGAGCAACCGCAACGGCCATTCAAGGTTCTGTCAATGCATTAGGACCGGCAGTTGCTTCGTTAGTTGCGGCTGGAATCATTGCTGCCTTTGGCTGGAATACGGTTTTTATTACTTTGGGTATACCTGGTTTAGTAATTGGATTGGCAATCTGGTTTTACGTTAAGGACAACCCTGCTGAGCACCCTCATATTACACCGGAAGAATTATCTGAGCTAAATTTAGTATCTCCGGATGTTTCTAACTCGAATATTAGCTATCAGAAAATAACATTTAAAGAGTTTTTGCAAAAACCAGTTTTGTGGCAAATGCTATTAATTTGGTTTTTATTTGATATTACGTTTTGGGGATTTATATCATGGCTACCTTCTTATTTGATGGAAGTACGGGGGTTTTCATTACTTAAGACAGGCTTTTATGGGTCGCTTCCTTTTTTCATTGGAACAATAGGAATGCTGATCGGCGGTTACTTATCAGACTATTTTAAGGGAAAAAGAAAATGGTTATTTATACCAAGCTCGTTGATGGCAGCCTTTTTTATATATATGACTTTTAGTGTCGCTGCACCGAATATGGTGATTGTTTATCAAAGTGTTGCCGCGTTGTTTATGTTTTTGGCTTATGCTGCATTTTGGGGGCTTGTTGTTGATTCAATTCCAGCGGATATTATGGGAGCGGGTTCGGGAATGGTTAATCTAGGTGGGCAAATAGCAGGGCTTGTCTCTCCTTTTGCTATGGGACATCTGATTGACTTGAATAAAGGATCTTTTGATATGGCATTTGCTTTTTTGGCTATTGCGGCTATCGGATCTGCTGCCGTCGCTTTTACTGTGAAAATAGAGGCACTGAAATAG
- a CDS encoding PucR family transcriptional regulator, with protein MKIQDVLQLFQEQSISLVAGANGLNNIVESVNIMDSPDIENWAKAGDLILTTAYTVKDNPLLQEQLLKQLKACRCAGLGIKTKRFLPEIPQKMLDIANYLDFPILELPLNLSLSEIMNPIISNIVNRQSVLLQRSNEIYKSMTTVAMSGDGLPAIISCLGKITQCPVACYDVNGMLINHWLPANIPGQDTNILVALNKLLLCPQPTSSFSDKNSYVQSITVQNHSYLKISGKILSSNEIFGYITILQRSSAFSDINLVAIEHACTVATLEFLKQKAVTESHKLYSRDILEYLLFSDLNQPNSSEIIDTSKLTQAKVYKCLIIEPDTAENEYTLPILSVRLYEIVQQIIAARYSLSLVSERAGKIIVLLASINNFNQENEMYEKLQQSFANINPLRKVSIGIGTPELDIRAVRQSFHNALACLKLGRLLKGPGNTTHPYDIAGYSILLADKETTHILTQLYNPMIDKLEKSDQNQGTEFLKTLEKYLEFDKSLAATAKELYVHRNTLANRLERIADISGLDLENREQLFCLRLALRRRKILKE; from the coding sequence ATGAAAATCCAAGATGTTTTACAACTGTTTCAAGAACAATCGATATCGCTAGTTGCAGGTGCCAATGGGCTGAACAACATAGTTGAGTCTGTAAATATAATGGATTCCCCCGACATTGAAAACTGGGCTAAGGCTGGAGATTTGATTTTAACAACCGCTTATACCGTTAAAGATAATCCTCTTTTGCAAGAGCAACTACTTAAGCAACTCAAGGCATGTCGTTGTGCTGGCCTTGGCATTAAAACCAAACGTTTTTTACCAGAAATCCCTCAGAAGATGCTTGATATAGCAAATTACTTAGACTTTCCAATATTAGAACTTCCCTTAAATTTATCTTTATCTGAAATTATGAATCCGATCATCAGTAATATCGTAAATCGCCAATCCGTACTATTGCAACGCTCTAATGAGATTTATAAATCAATGACAACTGTAGCTATGAGTGGAGACGGATTGCCTGCAATTATTAGCTGTTTAGGTAAAATCACACAATGCCCTGTTGCTTGCTATGACGTAAATGGCATGTTAATTAATCACTGGCTACCAGCTAATATCCCTGGACAGGATACAAATATCCTTGTAGCTCTAAACAAACTCTTGCTTTGCCCTCAACCCACTAGCAGCTTTTCAGACAAAAATTCCTACGTCCAATCAATTACAGTTCAAAATCACTCTTATCTGAAAATATCAGGTAAGATTTTATCTAGCAATGAAATTTTTGGATATATAACTATACTTCAAAGATCCAGCGCTTTCTCTGATATTAATTTAGTAGCGATAGAACATGCCTGCACAGTTGCTACTTTGGAATTTTTGAAACAAAAAGCCGTAACCGAAAGTCACAAGCTATACTCCCGAGACATCCTGGAATATCTACTATTCAGTGATCTTAACCAACCCAATTCTAGCGAAATTATTGATACTTCCAAGCTAACCCAAGCTAAAGTTTATAAATGCTTAATTATTGAACCCGATACTGCAGAAAATGAATACACCCTACCTATTCTCTCTGTCAGACTATATGAAATCGTTCAACAAATCATTGCTGCAAGATATTCATTGTCCTTAGTATCCGAGCGGGCAGGGAAAATTATTGTTTTATTAGCATCCATCAATAATTTTAATCAAGAAAATGAAATGTATGAAAAACTACAACAATCTTTTGCCAACATTAATCCACTTAGAAAAGTATCCATTGGTATCGGTACTCCAGAACTAGACATTCGCGCTGTGCGCCAAAGTTTCCATAATGCATTAGCTTGCCTAAAACTTGGTCGTCTACTTAAAGGCCCTGGAAACACGACACATCCTTATGACATTGCAGGCTATTCCATCCTCCTTGCTGACAAGGAGACAACACATATTCTCACCCAACTTTATAATCCTATGATTGATAAACTAGAAAAATCTGACCAAAACCAAGGCACAGAATTTCTTAAAACACTAGAAAAATATCTAGAATTTGATAAAAGCCTTGCTGCCACAGCTAAAGAACTCTATGTTCACCGAAATACCTTAGCAAATCGACTCGAACGAATTGCTGACATAAGTGGACTGGACCTAGAAAATAGAGAACAGCTTTTTTGCTTGAGACTAGCTCTTAGAAGAAGAAAAATTTTAAAAGAGTAA
- the allD gene encoding ureidoglycolate dehydrogenase, with the protein MSSQEMVLVNKEELHQLIKNKVMKAGLPEDHAQEVANHLSYADGRGVHSHGAVRVEYYSERISKGGSNAKPNFSFRKTGPSTGIYEGDNAVGMVVAKNGMIEAIKLAKETGIGFVGMRELGHCGTLSYFLRMATDENMIAMSMCQSDPMVVPYGSADPYFGTNPIGFAAPCAGRSPIVFDMATTVGAWGKVLDARAKNKPIPETWAVDKNGHPTTDPFAVGGLLAIAGSKGYGLMMMVDILCGSLLGIPSGKHVSSMYADLSAGRELGQVHLVINPDYFTSIDTFKNNVSKMVDEIHELRPALGFDKVLVPGESSEKKAKEYEKSGIPIVKEIYDYLVSDDIHYNRYEGKSAFASDTLD; encoded by the coding sequence ATGAGTAGCCAGGAGATGGTATTGGTAAACAAGGAAGAATTGCATCAGTTGATTAAGAATAAGGTGATGAAGGCTGGCTTGCCCGAGGATCATGCGCAGGAAGTTGCCAACCACTTGAGCTACGCAGATGGCAGAGGGGTACATTCCCATGGAGCTGTGCGTGTGGAATACTATTCGGAACGGATATCCAAGGGAGGCAGCAATGCGAAGCCTAATTTCTCCTTTAGGAAAACAGGACCCAGCACAGGTATTTACGAAGGGGACAACGCAGTAGGAATGGTTGTAGCAAAAAATGGTATGATTGAAGCAATAAAGCTTGCTAAGGAAACTGGAATCGGTTTTGTCGGCATGCGTGAGTTGGGGCATTGTGGCACCCTTTCATATTTTCTCAGAATGGCTACCGACGAAAATATGATCGCCATGTCCATGTGCCAGTCCGACCCTATGGTGGTGCCTTATGGATCAGCAGATCCATACTTTGGAACAAACCCTATCGGCTTTGCCGCTCCTTGTGCAGGGCGTTCTCCAATTGTATTTGATATGGCTACTACAGTAGGGGCTTGGGGAAAGGTTTTGGATGCCAGAGCAAAAAACAAGCCTATTCCTGAAACATGGGCGGTAGACAAGAATGGACATCCTACCACTGATCCATTTGCTGTTGGTGGCCTTCTGGCGATTGCAGGTTCCAAGGGCTATGGCCTCATGATGATGGTCGATATTTTGTGCGGCTCTTTGCTCGGCATTCCATCTGGAAAGCATGTAAGCTCCATGTACGCCGATCTTTCTGCTGGACGTGAATTGGGACAGGTTCATCTGGTAATAAATCCCGATTATTTTACATCTATTGATACATTTAAAAACAACGTGAGTAAAATGGTGGATGAGATTCATGAGCTCCGCCCGGCTTTGGGTTTTGATAAGGTACTGGTTCCAGGTGAATCTTCAGAAAAGAAGGCGAAAGAATATGAAAAGAGTGGAATTCCCATAGTAAAGGAAATCTATGATTATCTTGTCAGTGATGACATCCATTACAACCGCTATGAGGGGAAAAGCGCTTTTGCATCGGATACATTAGATTAA
- a CDS encoding PucR family transcriptional regulator: protein MISIAELLKNPPFSQMTVLNRAADLSRKVDSADISETPDITFFIKPHTLLITTGMAFKEDSAGFCRMIEELNCLPIAGICVKLGRFIDELDPSILETADKLHFPLLQIPASWTLGITCHQLLSYLWNVENQQLLNALKIQREYSQMLIKDTPISALLAHLSRTVRQVVFLTDPFWEIIDTSLPMGKETMGMNQTIAAIKESGKFRNSPSESVPSSLYVQASRPFTAWIFPVWPASVHPHLLIVLEEEKIPYPFSYLVIEQTAAATAFSLYKNQKLKELHRRIREDFLRRLTHSTSNTDTTAFLEQGADLGLVSSDYYRFLIVGIDGLLEENNPVRSDLYSLVYDWMERHVAIFGENAILFSCQKSETIMILLQNPVENLESSLAFIREQMTAFLSVSISCAAGNPVTSLHSLPFSRIEAEEIYHQCRVEGRKAFFRTYYSQGVSELLRFVPQEHAHHFCTCILKSLAYPEQEAQVILRQTLQTYLDCQGDIAETARVLYIHRNTVKYRIARLNDLLDTPLSNPDFSLQLRLALLISKL, encoded by the coding sequence ATGATTTCTATTGCAGAACTTTTAAAAAACCCGCCCTTCTCTCAAATGACCGTTTTGAACCGGGCCGCCGATTTGTCTCGTAAGGTGGACAGCGCCGATATTTCGGAAACGCCGGACATTACATTTTTTATCAAACCCCATACCTTGCTGATTACAACCGGCATGGCCTTTAAAGAGGATTCGGCCGGCTTCTGCCGGATGATTGAGGAATTAAACTGTCTCCCCATTGCTGGAATCTGCGTGAAGCTGGGCCGGTTTATCGACGAACTGGATCCCTCTATTCTCGAAACCGCCGATAAGCTTCATTTTCCCCTGCTTCAGATTCCTGCTTCCTGGACGCTGGGAATAACCTGCCATCAACTCCTCTCCTACCTCTGGAATGTAGAAAATCAACAGCTTCTAAACGCTCTGAAAATTCAACGGGAGTATTCCCAAATGCTGATAAAAGACACTCCTATTTCTGCTCTCCTTGCCCATCTGAGCCGGACAGTCCGGCAAGTGGTGTTTTTGACCGACCCCTTTTGGGAAATAATAGACACCTCCCTTCCTATGGGTAAGGAAACGATGGGGATGAATCAGACAATAGCCGCCATAAAAGAAAGCGGAAAATTTAGAAACTCTCCTTCCGAGTCTGTCCCCTCTTCCCTGTATGTTCAGGCTTCCCGCCCGTTTACCGCATGGATCTTTCCCGTTTGGCCCGCTTCTGTCCATCCCCACCTGCTTATTGTGCTGGAAGAAGAAAAAATTCCTTATCCCTTCTCTTATCTTGTAATTGAACAGACTGCCGCTGCCACCGCTTTTTCCCTTTACAAAAATCAAAAACTCAAAGAATTACACAGGAGAATACGGGAGGATTTTTTACGGCGGCTGACCCACAGCACCAGCAATACCGACACCACAGCTTTTCTGGAGCAGGGCGCCGACCTTGGTTTGGTTTCCTCCGATTATTACAGATTCCTTATTGTGGGGATCGATGGCTTGCTGGAGGAGAACAATCCTGTGCGCTCAGATCTCTATTCCCTTGTGTATGACTGGATGGAGCGGCATGTAGCAATTTTCGGGGAAAATGCCATTTTATTTTCCTGCCAGAAAAGCGAAACAATAATGATACTCTTGCAAAATCCTGTGGAAAATCTGGAAAGTTCCCTTGCTTTCATCAGAGAGCAAATGACTGCATTTCTCTCTGTTTCCATTTCCTGTGCTGCGGGGAATCCGGTTACTTCTCTCCATTCTCTGCCATTCTCGCGCATTGAGGCGGAAGAAATTTACCATCAATGCAGAGTGGAGGGCAGGAAAGCTTTTTTCCGCACCTATTATTCTCAAGGCGTTTCGGAGCTTTTGCGCTTTGTCCCTCAGGAACATGCCCACCATTTCTGCACCTGCATTTTAAAATCTCTGGCTTACCCAGAGCAGGAAGCGCAGGTAATTCTCCGCCAGACGCTTCAGACCTACTTGGATTGTCAGGGCGATATTGCCGAAACGGCCCGAGTGCTCTATATCCACCGCAACACTGTAAAATACCGGATAGCAAGACTAAATGATTTATTAGACACGCCTCTCTCCAATCCAGATTTTTCTTTACAGCTGCGGCTTGCACTGCTGATTTCCAAATTATAG
- a CDS encoding alpha/beta hydrolase: MNKPEIFSFVTEENIKLNVNLYKAKNNRKNITILYFHGGGLLYGVRDDLPEIYINNFLNAGYDFLALDYPLAPESKLDMILKSVFEMLFFYLKNLDKVFELKNNKYVLFGRSAGAYLSFMMCDMLIKNEALMPMAIISLYGYARLDEVQFNTPNKYYNKLASVPDESIEKIISDSPVTYGPMNLRFSLYIKARQEGMWIKHLCGKEDPKKYSLDDEKLKAFPPTILAAATLDPDVPYRMTKTLRKLIPNSHLITIYREVHDFDRDVNDESGRLTYEEIIKWLEDRI, from the coding sequence ATGAATAAACCGGAAATTTTCAGCTTTGTGACAGAAGAAAATATCAAATTGAATGTGAATTTGTATAAGGCAAAAAATAATAGAAAAAACATAACGATACTATATTTTCATGGCGGCGGACTGCTTTATGGAGTGAGAGACGACCTGCCGGAAATTTATATAAATAATTTTTTAAACGCAGGGTATGATTTTTTGGCGCTAGATTATCCATTAGCGCCGGAATCAAAACTGGACATGATTTTAAAATCAGTCTTCGAAATGCTTTTCTTCTATTTGAAAAATCTGGACAAGGTATTTGAATTAAAAAATAATAAATACGTGCTATTTGGGAGGTCGGCAGGAGCCTATCTCTCTTTTATGATGTGTGATATGTTAATTAAAAATGAAGCCTTAATGCCAATGGCAATCATAAGCCTGTATGGATATGCGAGGCTTGACGAAGTTCAATTTAACACACCAAACAAATATTATAACAAGTTAGCCAGCGTACCGGATGAAAGCATAGAAAAAATTATCTCGGATAGCCCGGTGACATATGGCCCAATGAATTTGAGATTTTCCCTCTATATAAAGGCTAGACAGGAAGGAATGTGGATAAAGCACCTCTGTGGAAAAGAAGATCCAAAAAAATACTCATTAGATGACGAAAAACTTAAAGCTTTCCCGCCGACAATATTGGCAGCGGCAACCCTAGACCCAGATGTGCCATATAGAATGACAAAGACACTACGTAAGCTAATCCCAAACTCACACCTTATAACAATCTACAGAGAAGTCCACGACTTCGATAGAGATGTAAACGATGAGTCAGGAAGATTGACATATGAAGAAATAATAAAATGGCTGGAAGATAGAATATGA
- a CDS encoding PucR family transcriptional regulator ligand-binding domain-containing protein has product MNIKDILKMPSLYGTKLIAGKNGILNEIHGVNVLEATDIANWGRSGEVILTSFFALQNLSDSELDVFFEKLHNIGISAVIIKIDRLVTQIPNKIIELCDNYLIPLIQISKDVKYESIILEILGPIINKNMNLLNKYYEVHSELTSLAMKMPSMDNILCEFKKMILRDVSLINSAKGTEISTNPELCDVTVIDTSEVSTEKYVHFKYERKTVVYNGTNPKIAGKQIRVRIPHLVYDDYELVIHELPDQISSEDFMVIENAVKFLQMELLKNYIISQNLFQQKNNIIGDLLNDRLYAEKDIDEVLESLNINRHKHYQVILIKLYQRDEKRNVGKNLMPQTLRQIRIKFKSSFKDIIFLEKLDIVVFILNFSDNQNSINADSIEKIMNPLVENDLFKEFYYYVSISSKVEKLGIPKANREVLDTLKVLMLFYNSNKILPYEELGIYKLFLDSNSLDDLKKFISPRIASFRHEYPLLFETLKTFLDTNQNYILTSEKLFLHPKTVRYRIDKIKNLLDIDFMNPEELLQIQIASRLFKLIDGGKINE; this is encoded by the coding sequence TTGAACATCAAAGACATACTAAAAATGCCATCCCTTTATGGGACAAAATTAATAGCCGGCAAAAATGGAATCTTAAATGAAATACATGGTGTCAACGTACTTGAGGCAACTGATATAGCAAATTGGGGGCGTTCTGGAGAGGTTATCCTTACCAGTTTTTTTGCTCTGCAAAATTTGAGCGATAGTGAATTGGACGTATTTTTTGAAAAACTCCATAACATAGGCATTAGTGCGGTTATAATTAAGATCGATAGGCTTGTTACCCAGATACCAAATAAAATAATCGAGCTTTGCGACAACTATTTAATCCCGTTAATCCAGATTAGTAAGGATGTAAAATATGAATCCATCATTCTCGAGATATTAGGGCCAATAATAAATAAAAATATGAACCTGCTAAATAAGTATTACGAAGTACATAGCGAGCTAACCAGCCTTGCGATGAAAATGCCGTCAATGGACAATATACTATGTGAATTTAAAAAAATGATACTTCGTGATGTAAGCCTTATTAATTCTGCAAAGGGAACTGAAATCAGCACAAACCCTGAACTTTGCGACGTGACAGTAATAGATACAAGTGAAGTTTCAACTGAGAAGTACGTGCATTTCAAGTATGAGCGTAAAACTGTAGTCTATAATGGCACTAATCCAAAGATAGCCGGCAAACAGATTAGAGTCCGTATACCCCATCTCGTATATGATGACTACGAACTGGTTATCCACGAACTGCCGGATCAAATTAGTTCAGAAGATTTCATGGTAATAGAAAACGCAGTAAAATTTTTACAGATGGAACTATTAAAAAACTATATAATCTCGCAAAATCTATTTCAACAAAAAAACAACATCATAGGCGACTTATTAAATGACAGACTCTACGCGGAAAAAGACATAGATGAGGTACTGGAATCCCTTAATATAAATAGACATAAGCACTACCAAGTGATTCTCATAAAGCTGTATCAACGAGACGAAAAAAGAAATGTGGGCAAAAATCTCATGCCCCAAACTCTAAGGCAGATTAGAATCAAATTTAAATCCAGTTTCAAAGATATAATTTTCTTGGAAAAATTGGATATAGTGGTGTTTATACTTAATTTTAGCGATAATCAAAATAGCATTAATGCGGACTCTATTGAAAAAATAATGAATCCGCTAGTTGAAAATGACCTGTTTAAAGAGTTCTATTACTATGTAAGTATTAGCTCGAAAGTAGAAAAATTGGGTATTCCCAAAGCAAACAGAGAAGTTTTGGACACGTTAAAAGTACTAATGTTATTCTACAATTCGAATAAAATATTGCCCTATGAAGAGCTAGGCATTTACAAACTATTCTTAGACTCAAACAGCCTGGACGATCTTAAAAAGTTCATATCTCCCAGAATAGCTAGTTTCAGACACGAGTATCCACTACTATTCGAGACTCTAAAAACCTTTCTGGACACAAATCAGAACTATATCCTCACCTCTGAAAAGCTGTTTCTTCACCCAAAGACTGTGAGGTATAGAATTGACAAGATAAAAAATCTGCTGGACATAGATTTTATGAACCCGGAGGAACTACTTCAAATTCAAATAGCCTCAAGGCTGTTTAAACTGATTGACGGGGGAAAAATTAATGAATAA